The sequence TCGAGGTTCATGACGTGGCGTATGACGTGAAATTCGTCGGAGATGCCGTTGCCGCCGTGCATGTCGCGTGCGACGCGCGCGATCGCAAGCGCTTTGCCGCATGAGTTGCGTTTCAGCATCGAGACCATCTCCGGTTCGGCGCGATGCTCGTCCATCAGTCTGCCCAAACGAAGCGCGGCCTGAAGTCCGATCGTGATCTCCGTCTGCATGTCCGCGAGCTTGAGCTGAACGAGTTGGGTCGCCGCGAGCGGCCGGCCGAATTGCTCGCGGTCCAGGACATACTGTCGCGCTGCATGCCAGCAAAATTCAGCCGCGCCCAGTGCACCCCATGCGATTCCGTATCGCGCTTTGTTGAGGCAGCCAAACGGGCCGCCAAGGCCTTCCGCCCCCGGCAAGTAGTTCTCGGTGGGGACGAACACGTCGTCCATGCTGATCTCGCCGGTGCTCGACGCGCGCAGGCTGAACTTCCCCTGGATCGGCGGCGCGGTCAGACCCTTCATGCCTTTTTCTAGGATGAAGCCGCGGATCACATCGGCGTCGTCTTTCGCCCAGACGACGAACACATCGGCGATCGGCGAATTGGTGATCCACGTCTTGGCGCCTTGCAGGCGATAGCCGCCCTCCGCTTTGCGTGCGCGCGAGATCATGCTGCCTGGATCCGAACCGTGGTTGGGCTCCGTGAGTCCGAAGCACCCGACGATCTCGCCAGACGCCAAGCGCGGCAGAAAGCGCTCGCGCAGTTCGTCGGTGCCGTAGGCATGGATCGGATGCATCACGAGGCTCGACTGCACGCTCATCGCCGAGCGGTAGCCGCTGTCGACGCGCTCCACTTCACGCGCCACGAGGCCGTAGCTCACGTTGTTCACGCCGGCACATCCGTAGCCTTCGATGGTCGAGCCCAAGAACCCCAACTCTCCCATTTCGCGAAGTATCTCGCGGTCGAAATGTTCGTTGCGATTGGCCTCGAGCACGCGCGGCATGAGTTTTTCCTGGCAATACGCCCGCGCGGCGTCGCGCACGTGGCGTTCGTCTTCAGACAACTGATCTTCCAGCAGAAGCGCGTCGTCCCAGCGAAATTCGGTCATCGCGGAATCACCGCCGTGGCTTCGATCTCGACCTTCGCGCCCTCTTCCATCAGCCCGCTCACCTCGACGACCGACATGGATGGGAAGTGCCGCCCCATGACGTCGCGGTATGCTGCTCCGATCTCTCGCTGCATCGAAAGATATTCGCGCTTGTCGGTGACGTACCAGGTCATGCGCGCGACGTGCGACGGCTCGGCCCCGGCATCGGCGAGCACGGCGACGATATTGAGCAACGCTTGGCGGACTTGAGCCGCAAAATCCCCCGAGACGATGCGGCGCTGCGCGTCCCAACCGATCTGTCCGGCGACGAAGACGAGCACGCCATCGCACGTGATGCCGTTGGCGTAGCCTTTTGCCGGCGCCAACCCGGCCGGCTGAAGCACTTTCATCCGCTCATCCTTCGCGCAGCTTGAAGCGCTGCAGTTTGCCGGTCTCGGTTCGCGGCAGTGCTTCGACGAATTCTATCCGGCGCGGGTACTTGAAGGGCGCGATCGTCGCCTTTACGTGATCCTGGAGCTCAATGGCGACGCTCGAGTCGCCTCGCGCACCGTCGCGCAATACGACGAAAGCCTTGACAACGTGCCCGCGGTCTTCATCCGGAGCGCCCACCACGGCGCATTCGAGCACGCGCGGATGAGCGAGAAGCGCAGCCTCCACCTCGGGGCCGGCGATGTTATAGCCCGACGAGATGATCATGTCGTCGGTGCGCGCTTGGAACCAAAAGTAGCCGTCTTCGTCCATCTTGTAGGCGTCGCCGGTGAGGTTCCAGCCGTTGAAGACGTATTGACGCTGACGGTCGTCTGCGAGGTAGCGGCAACCGGTCGGACCTTTCACCGCGAGCCGGCCGATCTCGCCTGCGGGAAGCGGCTCGCCGTCGTCCCCGAGCACGCACGCCTGGTAGCCGGGCACAGGCAAACCGGTGGCGCCTGGACGGATCTTGTCGCCGGCGGCCGCGATGAAGATGTGCAGCATCTCAGTGGAACCGATTCCGTCGATGATCTTGATGCCCGTGGTTCGCTCCCACCCTTCGCGAGTGTTGAGCGGCAACGGTTCGCCTGCGGACACGCACGTACGTAGCGATGACAGATCGTATGAGCTCGCCAAAGGCGTCATCGCACGAAACGCCGTTGGCGCCGTGAAGCACGTCGTCGCTCGGTGCCGCGCGATGCCTTCGAGCATGGCGTCGGGAGTGCTCTTCTCCAGCATCACCGTGGATGCGCCGGCTCGGAGCGCGAAGAGCAGCAAACCGCCGAGCCCAAACGTGAATGCGAGCGGCGGTGATCCGATGAAGACGTCGGCGGCAGACGGCTTCACGATCTTTTCGGAAAACGTATCGCAAATCGCGAGTACGTCGCGGTGGAAATGCATCGTGCCCTTTGGCTTGCCCGTGGTCCCCGACGTGAACGCGATAATGCACACGTCGTCGGCGGCGGTGTTCACGCTCTCGAACGATCCATTTTGGCGCGCCATGCGCGCGGCAAGACCGTCGGTGCTTCCGTCGCTGGTGTAAATGATTTTCTCGAGCACCGGGCAGGCCCGCGCGGCGACGGTCATCTCCGCCTCGAGGCGCCGGTCGCACAGCGCTGCGCCAACGCGCGCCTTGTCGATCACTTCGGACAGCTCTTTGGACCGCAACAGCGGCATCGTTGCGACGACGATGCAGCCGGCTTTCACGATGCCCAGCCAGCACGCCGCGAACGTCGCGTTGTTATAACCGCGGACGAGCACGCGCGCGCCCGGAACGAGGCCGAGATCGTCGCGCAAGACGCCGGCGATCCGGTTTGCATCGTCGAGCAACTGCGCATACGTGCGCTCGCCGTCGGCACCGATGACCGCCGGGCTGGCGCCGCTTCCGCCTGCCACCTTCTTATCCAATAACTCGACCGCGCAATTCATGCGCGCCGGATATTGCAGCTCCGGCAATGCGAAGATGAGGTCCGGCCACAGCTCTTGCGGCGGCAGGTTGTCGGCCGCGAACGTGTCGACGTGCGACGTGTATCGCGTCATCTCTCTCCTGCAGCCGGAACGACGGACTCCGAGTGGCCCCGAAACGTCTCCCGCGCCACGATGAGCTTCTGCACTTCGGTGGCGCCTTCGTAGATCCGAAGAGCGCGGATCTCGCGGTACAGCCGCTCCACCGGATTGCCGCGCACCACGCCTAGGCCGCCGAAGATCTGCACGGCGTGATCGATGACCGATTGCGCGGTCTCCGTAGCCGTCATCTTGGCCATGGCCGCTTCGCGCGTGCCAGCTTTTCCCAACACATCCCGCGTCCACGCGGCGCGATAGGTGAGCAGCGCGCTTGCATCGATGCCCGTCGCCATATCGGCGATCGCCGTTTGCGTGAGCTGCATATCCGCCAGCGTATGGCCGAACATGACGCGCGCCGTCGCTCGCGCCACGGCCTCATCGAGCGCGCGCCGCGCCATGCCGAGCGCCGCTGCGGCCACGCTCGCGCGGAAGATGTCGAGCGTCTGCATGGCGATCTTGAAACCGTCTCCTCGTGCACCGATCAGATGTGCGCCCGGCACGCGGCACCCGGAAAATCGCAGCGTCGCGAGCGGATGCGGCGCGATGACGTGAATGCGTTCGGCTATCGTCAATCCCGGTGCATCCGCGTCGACGACAAATGCGCTGATGCCTCGGCTGCCGGGCGCCTCGCCGGTGCGCGCGAACACGACGTAGAATTGGGCGATGCCGCCGTTTGAGATCCATGTCTTCTCGCCGTCGATGACGTAGTCATCGCCCTCGAGTCGCGCAGTGGCCGTCATCGAACCCACGTCGGAGCCTGCCTCGGCTTCCGAAATCGCGAACGCGGCGATCGCATCGCCTGCACAGACGGGCGGCAAGTATTTATTTCTTAGCAGCGCGGAGCCGTGCAATGAGATCGCGCCGCTGCCGAGGCCTTGCAGCGCGAAGGCGAAGTCGGCCAACGCGTCGTGCCGGGCGAGTATTTCCCGGATCAAACAGATCGAGCGCACGTCCAACGAAGGTCCGACGCCGCCGTGGTCCGCGGTCACGCAGTGCCGCAGCCAGCCGGCGCGGCCGAGCTTGCGCACGAGATCGCGGCACGCGTCATCCACGTCGGGTCCGTGGTCTCGCCCGCTCCCAAGCTCGCGCTCAGCCCAGGCTTCGACGCCGGCCGAAAGTTCGCGGTGCGAGTCTTCGAAGAACGGCCAGCGCAGATAGGTGGCGTCGCTCATCTTACTCGCCCCGGAATTGCGGCCGCTGCTTGGCGGAAAACGCCTCGTACGCGCGCCGGAAGTCGCCGGTCTGCATGCACATCGCCTGCGCTTGGGCTTCCGCTTCTATCGCGTCGTCAAGCGCCA comes from Candidatus Eremiobacteraceae bacterium and encodes:
- a CDS encoding acyl-CoA dehydrogenase, coding for MTEFRWDDALLLEDQLSEDERHVRDAARAYCQEKLMPRVLEANRNEHFDREILREMGELGFLGSTIEGYGCAGVNNVSYGLVAREVERVDSGYRSAMSVQSSLVMHPIHAYGTDELRERFLPRLASGEIVGCFGLTEPNHGSDPGSMISRARKAEGGYRLQGAKTWITNSPIADVFVVWAKDDADVIRGFILEKGMKGLTAPPIQGKFSLRASSTGEISMDDVFVPTENYLPGAEGLGGPFGCLNKARYGIAWGALGAAEFCWHAARQYVLDREQFGRPLAATQLVQLKLADMQTEITIGLQAALRLGRLMDEHRAEPEMVSMLKRNSCGKALAIARVARDMHGGNGISDEFHVIRHVMNLEAVNTYEGTADIHALILGRAQTGIQAFN
- a CDS encoding acyl-CoA dehydrogenase family protein, which codes for MSDATYLRWPFFEDSHRELSAGVEAWAERELGSGRDHGPDVDDACRDLVRKLGRAGWLRHCVTADHGGVGPSLDVRSICLIREILARHDALADFAFALQGLGSGAISLHGSALLRNKYLPPVCAGDAIAAFAISEAEAGSDVGSMTATARLEGDDYVIDGEKTWISNGGIAQFYVVFARTGEAPGSRGISAFVVDADAPGLTIAERIHVIAPHPLATLRFSGCRVPGAHLIGARGDGFKIAMQTLDIFRASVAAAALGMARRALDEAVARATARVMFGHTLADMQLTQTAIADMATGIDASALLTYRAAWTRDVLGKAGTREAAMAKMTATETAQSVIDHAVQIFGGLGVVRGNPVERLYREIRALRIYEGATEVQKLIVARETFRGHSESVVPAAGER
- a CDS encoding RidA family protein, with the protein product MKVLQPAGLAPAKGYANGITCDGVLVFVAGQIGWDAQRRIVSGDFAAQVRQALLNIVAVLADAGAEPSHVARMTWYVTDKREYLSMQREIGAAYRDVMGRHFPSMSVVEVSGLMEEGAKVEIEATAVIPR
- a CDS encoding benzoate-CoA ligase family protein, translating into MTRYTSHVDTFAADNLPPQELWPDLIFALPELQYPARMNCAVELLDKKVAGGSGASPAVIGADGERTYAQLLDDANRIAGVLRDDLGLVPGARVLVRGYNNATFAACWLGIVKAGCIVVATMPLLRSKELSEVIDKARVGAALCDRRLEAEMTVAARACPVLEKIIYTSDGSTDGLAARMARQNGSFESVNTAADDVCIIAFTSGTTGKPKGTMHFHRDVLAICDTFSEKIVKPSAADVFIGSPPLAFTFGLGGLLLFALRAGASTVMLEKSTPDAMLEGIARHRATTCFTAPTAFRAMTPLASSYDLSSLRTCVSAGEPLPLNTREGWERTTGIKIIDGIGSTEMLHIFIAAAGDKIRPGATGLPVPGYQACVLGDDGEPLPAGEIGRLAVKGPTGCRYLADDRQRQYVFNGWNLTGDAYKMDEDGYFWFQARTDDMIISSGYNIAGPEVEAALLAHPRVLECAVVGAPDEDRGHVVKAFVVLRDGARGDSSVAIELQDHVKATIAPFKYPRRIEFVEALPRTETGKLQRFKLREG